The sequence CTCTTCCAGGTCAGCCCAagcattttattttgacaTTTTTATCTCATTTTTTGGAATATTATGGCTaatttttatgaggttttgaaTGTAAATTGACAATATTATCACATGAACTCTATTCTAATTACCAGATGATGCAGCTCCCTCGACTGACGAAGCCTCCATTCTCATTACCTCAATAGTTCGAGACTAAGCAGATGATATAATGTGCCTGCCAACTCTGCAAGTGGCtggctttttttttgttttttttccttcttcttccttgtaTGTTTCCACGTAAATtgttgtttttagttttcagttTGTATCAAAAGCTCTATTGGAACTTCTGTTAAAATCTCTATcggtttcttcattttcactttggcACATGTGGTGGGCAAAGCCCAAGTAGCCCCAATAGCATCATCATGAAGTAAGCCCAAAAGTTGAGATTTAAGCTACACTTGATTCAAATGGGCCCAATCCAAACTCTgcattttttgggttattgacccacaacaaaaaagttttttattttttattttggtttgtttttgtgcCGAGTTTGGTTTGAGATTGGATGATGAATTATTTATTGAGTGGCAGTGGGTGAGATGTCATGGAGTGTAGTTGAAGACCACAAAAACCAGAAGCTGTTGCATGGCACATGCTTCAGTCCCTCCACTACTAGCAGTGCCAAAAGGATGAAGTGACCAAAGAAAGCTATATGGCCTATTGGACCCTTTGGTTACACATTTTACTCTCTTATAAATATTACTTTATAGCGCCAAAAAAGGTCTTGTAGACtagtaattttatatttaaattcttaTGATATCTTGATATAGTGTGTGTATACACGAGTGTGAAAAATTTCTCTCATtttgtaatttagactatcgcttgtaattatataatatataaaaaaaccttaTGTTACATGGCATTTATTTACACAAAACTACCTACTTATTAATCTTACAGATAACATCAACGTTGGaccaattaaaaagaaaaaaacaagtgtaGAGGCACAAACTAGATGGCATTGATAGAAAATCCAACTAACCGTTTGACTAGGGACCCATACGCTACCTTCCTCCAATACGAGAAAAATGAGAATCTTGGGAACCAAGGATATGTGGGGAAAGCAAAAATCCAAAAGCAACTCTCCTACTCATTGTCCCTTTCTTCCCAATAAAGATGTGTCATTTCCGCcattaaattatcaaatttaGTTACTGTTACAGTTCACTATTCTTTGATCAAATGGGATTTGCCCAAATTAAGTTTCTTAGAATCCCATCCACAAAATGTTTAAACGTAGCTTAGACTTTTACACCTACTTTCTCAATTTGGGTAAAATCCCATCTGTTATACAAAATGGAACCAATACGTATTGCCAATGTTAGGCCTAGATCCTATATGGTTGATCAGATTGACATTGGAAGCAAAGTTCAATTGGGATGAAACTATAGGCCCTAGGTTTATAATGTGTAATGGTCCAATCAGAGTGCAACAAAGTTCTCTGTCTTGGTGAGTGTTTTTTAGTGCTATGTCTATATGCGTTTTATTGTTTTGCCATGATATTATTAGTATTTTAGTCAGGGGAAGTTGGGACTAAACTGAAAATTCCAACATATAAAATGGAGAGCAGAAAGGGAAGGAATAGGAGCCATGTAAAGATGATGGGTTGGAGAACCTGGATGTGCTTCAAGCGATCCTTCCTCCTCCCAACTAAGTGCTTTCTTCTCCAGCTTACTTCACGGTCAAGAAACAAAGCCAAAGGTAAGTTCAAGTTTCACACAATCGAATTGCACAAAACACAcactctgtctctctcttctctgtcaACCCTTTTCTGAGATGTGGCAGAAATTGCAGGAAATGGGCATGGATTGGTGAATCTGTACAAAGACATGGAGTCTTGTGGTGAATATGAAGATATAAGAGTGATGTGGGAGATAATTCACTCTTGTCCACAGAAAACAAACAGCAGTAATAGTAGGAAGAGGTCTTCCTCTCATTGGAGATTCTGTCTTCAGCCTACTTGAATTTTGTCCTCCTTTCTTAAGCAGTTAGCTTTGGTTTAAGATCTATCACAGCTTTGATTATGCAGGATGTGAGATACCAGTATCTGAGTGAGTATAGATGATAAGTTGCTCtggatttttcatttttagcGTTTGTGGAGcacaattatattttttagtttaagaACATCAGAATGAGAGTATTTCAAATAAGCATTTGGCAACATCCACTTAATCATAATAGAACATAATTTGTATACATAACCATAGGATTGCTAAATTCTGAACTACAAAGCCTTTGACATGATAGGAGGTCAAGAAGTTCGCCTAATCCAAGTCGCTTCTACTATCAAATATCACACCTGCAATGAACCTTTCACTAGACAAGTTTGAAGCAATCAATCCCTTCAATCAGCGATTTTGCGCAGCAGTAAGTTTGTTCTGACATGTCAAAGGCGGCTATCTGAGTTCGCACTCTTATCAGCTTCCTAAATAATTATACATAATTCTGGAGAGAGATCACTCCAAGACAATTTAAGCTCCCTCATGAAGGAGCGTTTGATCAAAGTGCCACACTCCTGCAAGCCACCAAACAGCTCATTTAGAGTCCATCAAGTAAGCGTGGTGAGGAAACAATTGAGTTAATGGTTGTGGCTAATTGAAAGGAAAATATGATGGTAAAGAGTTGAACTATGAAATCTACTTCATACCATGGCCTTTTCCAACCCTCCTCAATTGAGTGACATAATCAGCTATCTTCTTTATGGCTTCAACCTGTACAATAGATACGATAGTAAGTGATTAGTCAGTGTTATAAGATTAAATAATTGTTAACCACCAGCctaaacttaaaatttaagtcattaacaaaaaaaacttatcaACCCAGCttaaaaatttgtaatttttcttatCCGAGTTGGGTATTTATGGGAAAACTGTTCCTTGCAGAAATTGTTTTCTTCTGCATTTTTAATTGCTTTCTTCAAAATGAATCTCACTCAAACTAAGAACCCAGTGGCTGTTATGTCTAGTATAGAGCAGAAAATGTGTTTCACCTGCTCAGCCAGAAACTCGGTCTCGACAAAATCTGTCAATTGGGCATCATTGTTATGCTCCGCCACCTGTTTTCGATCAGCAACAAAACAAGAATATATCTTAATAAGaagaaatttaaacaaatagAAAGAGTTAAATAGAACCCAGGCACCATGAGCTATGTCCTCAAACAAATCTCATATGATAGAGATGCATCACCTTATGCAAGTTTAAGAGCTTTTCATTTGTCAGCTTCTCCAGAGACAATGCTAACTCCATAGCTGCATTAAGGAGTCCATGAAAAACAAGTTATTTAGTTAGGGGGCTAATTTCaatccaagaagaagaagaagaaaaaaccccGAACACAACTCGGTAATAGTAAAAGCAAATCTTGGTCAATCACAAGAAATTATCAAGAATTTAGAGATGTTGGCAtagcaaataaaaacaaataagcaTGTAGAAGATATAAAAGTTTACAATCTTACCATACAATGCATCTCCCTTCTCTGCATGATCAAACTCTGAAGGGGGCTCTATTATAGAGTGCAGTTTTACTCTTCCACCTCGTTTGTTCTGAGCATAATTGATAATAATACTATCAGATCTCCAAAAcaagaccaaaacaaaacataaataaaactaGTATCTTCTTCATGAGGAAATTAAACAAGACTGAAGAGTATTGGGATTAACTTATACCTGATAAGTCATGAACTTTTCAGCATGCTCTCTTTCTTCCTCACTTGATTCCTTGAAAAACCTGATTGCAACATAACCAATTAACCAAGGATTAATTaaattcattaataaaaaataatatttttaattaaaaaaacccttaTGCAGAGGGGTATTTTGGGATTTGTGTTTACTTGGCAAGGCCCTTGAGAGCAATATTGTCTCTGTCAAAGTATGCAAACAGGGCATGGTAAACATAAGACACATTGTATTCCACACTGtgacacaaaaacaaaagcatataATTATCACCAGAACAAAAAGCAAcaacatttaaaattaaaattaaaattccaacaggAAGAAAGATACACACTTGATCTGCTCGTTGATTGCAGCTTCAGAGTCATCTGCGTAACGCTGGCGAGCAAGAGATAGCAGAGGGGACACAGGAACGACAAAAGCATCGCTCTTGACCTCTTCAAACGGCTCAAACACCACCCCAGTCAGCGTCGCTGTCTTCGTCTCGGTTGACGCGGAAACTGCAAACTTGTTGAGCTTCCTCTGCTCACGGAAACTTAGAGAAAAAGCACGGCTCAGAGCAGAGGAGGAAGATCCAGCCTTTGAGCACAGCAAGAGGCTGTTCATAGCATCATCCCCTTGCTTGATTGGGATGGAAAATGTTGAAATGAGCCTCAAAgacattgttttttttaaaaaaaaaaatctaaaaccaGATCAGCTGAAATGGGTTTCGAAAAGCAGAGATTTTTTTAGCAAGAATCTGGACTGAAAATTGGAGAAGAGGAGTTGGTTGAGAGGCTTTGAGGAGGCTTGAGGATATATATAGCGAAATGGTGGAAAGCCAGCTGGCATGGGCTTTATTTGGTCCGTTGGATTGGAAATTACGTAGATGGTTGAGATCATAACACCTGTTAAGGCGTGTGGCCACCTCGTGGTGCTCTATCCATTACCGCAAATATCGTGGAATCTACCATCAAATCCGTTCCACGTTGCAATCTTAGCACACTAAATAATTTGTCTTCTTTACGGTTATTTTTCTCACTCCCTCGAGTGCCGTATATAGACTTACTCGCGATATCAGTCACCCAAACTGTACGGAAAGGACATGGTCGTAAAATGAGAGACTTTTTATGGGCGAGTAACGTACTTGGTATGGTGAGCTTCGAAAAG comes from Prunus dulcis chromosome 6, ALMONDv2, whole genome shotgun sequence and encodes:
- the LOC117631000 gene encoding ferritin-4, chloroplastic gives rise to the protein MSLRLISTFSIPIKQGDDAMNSLLLCSKAGSSSSALSRAFSLSFREQRKLNKFAVSASTETKTATLTGVVFEPFEEVKSDAFVVPVSPLLSLARQRYADDSEAAINEQINVEYNVSYVYHALFAYFDRDNIALKGLAKFFKESSEEEREHAEKFMTYQNKRGGRVKLHSIIEPPSEFDHAEKGDALYAMELALSLEKLTNEKLLNLHKVAEHNNDAQLTDFVETEFLAEQVEAIKKIADYVTQLRRVGKGHGVWHFDQTLLHEGA